TATAGTAATGTAGGAATGAAGGCGCGCCCCTCGGACTGTTTCTGCAGTGGCAGGCACCGCGGCTGCCCGCAAACAACTCCACGAATCGCTGCTTCGAATTGATCGTGCAGGAGAGACCCTAAGGGCATGTTTTTACCTAATCTGCGTCTTTGGGGTCGCATCGCTCTATTTGCGCTCGTCGGCGCGATGCTCGCCAGCGGGAACGCATCCGCGAAGAACATCATGGTCTTCGCCCCCCACCCCGACGATGAAATCCTGATGACGGCCGGGATCATCGCGGACGGGATCAGCCGCGCCGACACCGTGACGATCGTGGTCATGACGAACGGCGATTTCCGCGGCGTCACGATGGGGTACACCAGGCAGCAAGAGTCGATCGCGGCCTTGGCCTATCTCGGGTTGAACGACCAGAAGGTCGTGTTCCTGGGCTACGGCGACGGTCACACTCTCGACATCTATACGAGCACGTCGGATACCGCCGTTTTCACGTCTCCCGCCGGGCAGACCCAAACCTACGGCGACCAGGGTCTCGGGCACATGGACTATCACCGGTACAGAACCGGCTCGTCCGCCTCCTATACCAAGGCAAACATCCGCTCCGACGTCGAAGCGATTCTCCAGGCGGTCCACCCCCGCGACGTCTATATCACGAGCATCTATGACGATCACCCGGACCACCGGGCGACCGGCTCTTTCGTGACAGACGCCGTCGCGAAGCTGAGGCGCCTCGGAACCGGGTCGGTTCAGCGGATTCACGAAGGCATCGTGCACGCTCCGTGCGAGTACTGCGACTCGAACTACCATTGGCCCATGCCGTCGTTCACGCCGACGACGCTCTATTCCAAACCACCCTATCTAGATTCCTATACGCCGCTCGTATGGACGCAGGCCGAAAATATCCCGGTCCCTCCGGCGATGCAGAGCACGAGCACGTCGACGAACACGAAGTACCAGGCGATCAGCCGCCACGCTACGCAGGCGAGCGACTTCCTGTACGCGTTCGTCAAGGCGAACGAGTTCTTCTGGGTCGATGACGTACTCAACAACATTGCGCTCACCGCCACGGCGACCGCGTCCTCGTCCTTCACTCCGTCGGACGCTCCTGCGGCGATCGACGGTTTTGTCGACGGCGACACGCGCGACCGCGGTAAGGAGTGGGCCAGCCAAGGGGAGCCCAACGCCAATCTCACGCTCACCTGGGGGAGCCCCGTTTCGGTCGCCCGGGTCACGCTCCACGATCGCACCAATACGACAGACAACGTCACGTCGGGTACGCTGTCGTTCAGCGACGGCTCCAACATAGCCGTCGGCGCGCTCCCTGAGGGCGGGCAGCCACTCTCGTTTACGTTCTCGCCGAAGTCGGTGACCTGGGTCCGGTTCACGGTGAACGGCTACCAGGGCACGGCGCCCGGATTGGCCGAGATCGAGGTCTTCACGCCGGCCGGGGCGGCCCCTCCGAACAACGCTCCGGCGATCACGTCGGGGCCAACGGCGACGCCCTCTCAGATCAACGACGCGCAAACGAGCACCCTTTCCGTCAACGTCACGGACGCGGACGGCGATCCTTTGACCTACGTCTGGTCTTCGAGCGGCGGAACCATTTCGGGCAGCGGACCGTCGGTGACCTTCACGCCGCCGACAGTGCTCTCGACGACGACCTATTCCATTCACGTGGTCGTACGCGATCCCAATGATGGCAGCACGTTCGGAAATACCACCGTCCTCGTTTCCCCGAGCGCCATCAACTTCGCGCTCTCGTCCAGCGTCACGGTCTCCTCCGAGAACGCGGGGACGGGGCAGTTTGGGATCAAGGCGATCGATGGGGTCATCGACGGGTACCAAGGGGCTCAGGGGGATGTCACCAAGGAATGGGCCACCGTGAACGAGACCGCGGGGGCGTTCATCCGGCTGGCGTGGTCCCAACCTCCCATGGTCGGCACGATCGCGCTGTACGATCGCCCGAACCTGAACGAGCACATTACCGCGGGGACGCTGACCTTCAGCGATGGGACCAGCATTCCGGTTGGCTCGCTCCCGAACGACGGAACGGGGCTCGCCGTATCGTTCTCGCCCAAGCAGATTTCGTGGGTTCAGTTCCGCGTCGATGCGGCCACGGGACAGAACATCGGCCTCGCGGAGCTTCAGGCATTCGGATCCGACCCAGATCCGAATAACAGGGCGCCACAGATCGCGTCGGGACCGATCGCGAACCCCACATCGATCAACGATGGGCAGACGAGCGCGCTCACCGTCAGCGCCACCGACCCGGACGGCGACTTCCTGACTTACTCCTGGGGCAGCTCCGGCGGCAGTGTCTCCGGGAACGGGACCAACGCCATCTTCTCGCCACCCATTGTCTCTGCCGTCACTTCGTTCACAGTCTCGGTGTCTGTGTTCGACGGTCGAGGAGGGAGTGCTTCGGGGTACACATCCGTTTCCGTGACCCCTGCCTCCAACCTAGCCTTTAGCTCAAGCGTGACCGTCTCCTCCGAGAACGCGGGGACGGGGCAGTTTGGGATCAAGGCCATCGACGGGTTCATCGACGGTTACCCTTCGGGCGATTATGGACACGAGTGGGCGACGCTGGGTGAGCTCGTCGGGGCGTGGATCCGATTGACCTGGGCCCAGCCTCGGAGCGTCATTTCGGTGAAGCTCTACGATCGACCGAATCTGAACGACCACATTCAATCGGGAACGCTCACGTTCAGCGACGGCTCGAGCGTGCCGGTCGGCTCGCTGCCCAACGACGGCACGGGGCTCCTTGTAACGTTTCCCATAAAGCAGATCACCTGGGTCCAGCTCAGCGCCGATGCCGCCGTGGGGCAAAATATTGGTCTCGCGGAATTCCAGGTATTTGGCCCAACCAACGCGGCCCCACAGATCACCGCGGGACCGACCGCGAGCCCGGATTCGATCTCCGACCTCCAGACCAGCACGATCAGCGCGACCGCCTCCGACCCGGACGGCGACCCGCTGACCTATGCCTGGACGGCGGGCTGGGGATCGATCACGGGAAGCGGCGCCAGCGTCACCTTCACGCCTCCTGCGGTCGCCACCACGACGACAATCTCGATCTCCCTCACGGTGAGTGACGGGAAGGGGGGAACTGCGACTGGCGGGACGCCGGTCAAGGTTTCGCGGCAACACAACGCCGCGCCCCAGATCACGGCCGGGCCGTCCGCGAGCCCGGACTCGGTCACGGACATCCAGACCAGCACCCTCAGCGTCACGGCGACGGATCCGGACGGCGATGCGCTCATCTATACCTGGACGCCGAGTGGCGGGGCAATCTCGGGAAGCGGCGCCAGCGCGACGTTTANNNNNNNNNNNNNNNNNNNNNNNNNNNNNNNNNNNNCCACATTCACAATTGCTTTGGGCATCAGCGACGGCCATGGCGGGACCGCCACCGGCGGCACCTCGGTCAAGGTCTCGCGTCACAACACGGCGCCCCAGATCACGGCCGGGCCGTCCGCCAGCCCAGACTCGATCACCGACGTTCTAACGAGCACTCTTAGCGTGACGGCGACGGACGCGAACGGGGATGCGCTCACTTACGCGTGGACGCCGAGCGGCGGAACGATCTCGGGGACAGGCGCGAGCGTCA
Above is a window of Candidatus Eisenbacteria bacterium DNA encoding:
- a CDS encoding PIG-L family deacetylase, whose amino-acid sequence is MFLPNLRLWGRIALFALVGAMLASGNASAKNIMVFAPHPDDEILMTAGIIADGISRADTVTIVVMTNGDFRGVTMGYTRQQESIAALAYLGLNDQKVVFLGYGDGHTLDIYTSTSDTAVFTSPAGQTQTYGDQGLGHMDYHRYRTGSSASYTKANIRSDVEAILQAVHPRDVYITSIYDDHPDHRATGSFVTDAVAKLRRLGTGSVQRIHEGIVHAPCEYCDSNYHWPMPSFTPTTLYSKPPYLDSYTPLVWTQAENIPVPPAMQSTSTSTNTKYQAISRHATQASDFLYAFVKANEFFWVDDVLNNIALTATATASSSFTPSDAPAAIDGFVDGDTRDRGKEWASQGEPNANLTLTWGSPVSVARVTLHDRTNTTDNVTSGTLSFSDGSNIAVGALPEGGQPLSFTFSPKSVTWVRFTVNGYQGTAPGLAEIEVFTPAGAAPPNNAPAITSGPTATPSQINDAQTSTLSVNVTDADGDPLTYVWSSSGGTISGSGPSVTFTPPTVLSTTTYSIHVVVRDPNDGSTFGNTTVLVSPSAINFALSSSVTVSSENAGTGQFGIKAIDGVIDGYQGAQGDVTKEWATVNETAGAFIRLAWSQPPMVGTIALYDRPNLNEHITAGTLTFSDGTSIPVGSLPNDGTGLAVSFSPKQISWVQFRVDAATGQNIGLAELQAFGSDPDPNNRAPQIASGPIANPTSINDGQTSALTVSATDPDGDFLTYSWGSSGGSVSGNGTNAIFSPPIVSAVTSFTVSVSVFDGRGGSASGYTSVSVTPASNLAFSSSVTVSSENAGTGQFGIKAIDGFIDGYPSGDYGHEWATLGELVGAWIRLTWAQPRSVISVKLYDRPNLNDHIQSGTLTFSDGSSVPVGSLPNDGTGLLVTFPIKQITWVQLSADAAVGQNIGLAEFQVFGPTNAAPQITAGPTASPDSISDLQTSTISATASDPDGDPLTYAWTAGWGSITGSGASVTFTPPAVATTTTISISLTVSDGKGGTATGGTPVKVSRQHNAAPQITAGPSASPDSVTDIQTSTLSVTATDPDGDALIYTWTPSGGAISGSGASATF